The following proteins are co-located in the Bosea sp. AS-1 genome:
- the pepN gene encoding aminopeptidase N, which translates to MRTEDAPLIRLEDYRPSDWLIDTVDLDINLQPTKTRVRSLLSLRPNPAGQPGAPLVLDGDELSLKAISLDGTPLDASAYAASPQALTIHAPPQRGFNLTIETEIDPSANTKLMGLYRSSKVYCTQCEADGFRRITYFLDRPDVMSVYTVRLEAAKAEAPVLLSNGNLVATGEVPGSDRHFAMWHDPHPKPAYLFALVGGALDHVRQDYVTADGHKVELAVYVEPGKADRAGWALDSLVRCMRWDEQVFGRNYDLDVFNVVAVSDFNMGAMENKGLNIFNDKYVLADPQTATDGDYASIEAIIAHEYFHNWTGNRITCRDWFQLCLKEGLTVFRDQEFSSDERSRPVKRIADVRTLRSTQFSEDAGPLAHPVRPRAYKEINNFYTPTVYEKGAEVIRMLKVLIGDDAFKRGMDLYFERCDGTAATIEEFLACFAESSGKDLAHFARWYEQAGTPTIVASGRYDAATQRYTLDLAQSTPPTPGQIEKEPMVLPVKLGLVGAAGDLPLKTRSNAYAGDGLVVLDSASLSVTFEGVSEAPIPSLMRGFSAPARLELDLSDADLVRQFSADSDSFNRWQALQSIATRALVAAGKPGADRGTLSRTAAALGQALDGFLQADALNDPAFAAQVLRLPAPADIAREIGRDVDPDAIFTAHRTLSTAIGTALLPRLPGLRQALETKGPYKADAASAGRRALRNELLGLAALAAPEDGAALCERQFETGDNLTDRLAALAAMTLIPGERRERLITRFAETYASEPLVLDKWLMAQALIAEPETLQRVKRLMQHPAFSLGNPNRVRALIGGFAANLTQFNRADGEGYGFVADIVVALDRTNPQVASRLLGSFKSWRMLEPGRRRLAQEALGMVARTPNLSRDVSDIAERALA; encoded by the coding sequence ATGCGTACCGAAGATGCTCCGCTGATCCGCCTCGAGGATTACCGCCCGTCCGACTGGCTGATCGACACGGTCGATCTCGACATCAACCTGCAGCCGACGAAAACGCGCGTGCGCTCGCTGCTGAGCCTGCGTCCCAATCCGGCCGGGCAGCCCGGCGCTCCACTGGTCCTCGACGGCGACGAACTCTCCCTCAAGGCGATCAGCCTGGACGGGACGCCGCTCGACGCGTCCGCCTATGCGGCAAGCCCGCAGGCGCTGACGATTCACGCGCCGCCGCAGCGCGGCTTCAACCTGACCATCGAGACGGAGATCGACCCCTCGGCGAACACCAAGCTGATGGGGCTCTATCGCTCGTCGAAGGTCTATTGCACGCAGTGCGAGGCGGACGGCTTCCGCCGCATCACCTATTTCCTCGACCGGCCGGACGTGATGAGCGTCTACACGGTGCGCCTGGAGGCAGCGAAGGCCGAGGCACCGGTGCTGCTCTCCAACGGCAATCTTGTCGCCACCGGCGAGGTTCCCGGCAGCGACCGGCATTTCGCCATGTGGCACGACCCGCATCCCAAGCCGGCCTATCTCTTCGCGCTGGTGGGCGGGGCGCTCGACCATGTCCGTCAGGACTATGTCACCGCCGACGGCCACAAGGTCGAGCTTGCCGTCTATGTCGAGCCGGGCAAGGCGGATCGCGCCGGCTGGGCGCTGGATTCTCTGGTGCGCTGCATGCGCTGGGACGAGCAGGTCTTCGGCCGCAATTACGATCTCGACGTGTTCAACGTCGTCGCCGTGTCGGACTTCAACATGGGGGCGATGGAGAACAAGGGCCTCAACATCTTCAACGACAAATACGTCCTCGCCGACCCGCAGACGGCGACCGATGGCGACTACGCCTCGATCGAGGCGATCATCGCGCATGAGTATTTCCACAACTGGACCGGCAACCGCATCACCTGCCGCGACTGGTTCCAGCTCTGCCTGAAGGAAGGCCTGACCGTCTTCCGCGACCAGGAATTCTCCTCCGACGAGCGCTCGCGCCCGGTGAAGCGCATCGCCGATGTCCGCACCCTGCGCTCGACCCAGTTTTCGGAGGATGCCGGCCCCCTCGCCCACCCGGTCCGGCCGCGCGCCTATAAGGAAATCAATAACTTCTACACGCCGACGGTCTACGAGAAGGGTGCGGAGGTCATCCGCATGCTCAAGGTGCTGATCGGCGACGACGCCTTCAAGCGCGGCATGGACCTCTATTTCGAGCGCTGCGACGGCACCGCCGCGACGATCGAGGAATTCCTCGCCTGCTTCGCGGAAAGCTCGGGCAAGGATCTCGCCCATTTCGCACGCTGGTACGAGCAGGCCGGCACGCCGACCATCGTCGCCTCCGGTCGCTACGACGCCGCGACGCAGCGCTACACGCTCGATCTGGCGCAAAGCACGCCCCCGACGCCCGGCCAGATCGAGAAGGAGCCGATGGTTCTGCCCGTCAAGCTCGGCCTCGTCGGCGCTGCGGGCGACCTGCCGCTGAAGACGCGGTCCAATGCCTATGCGGGCGACGGGCTGGTGGTGCTCGACAGCGCCTCGCTTTCCGTCACCTTCGAGGGCGTGTCGGAGGCACCGATCCCGTCGCTGATGCGCGGCTTCTCCGCGCCGGCGCGACTGGAACTCGACCTTTCCGACGCCGATCTCGTTCGGCAGTTCTCGGCCGACAGCGATTCCTTCAACCGCTGGCAGGCCCTGCAGAGCATCGCAACGCGCGCCCTCGTCGCCGCCGGCAAGCCGGGGGCGGACCGCGGCACACTCTCCCGGACTGCAGCGGCCCTCGGCCAGGCGCTTGACGGCTTCCTGCAGGCGGATGCGCTGAACGACCCGGCCTTCGCGGCGCAGGTGCTGCGCCTGCCCGCTCCAGCCGATATCGCCCGCGAGATCGGCCGGGATGTCGATCCGGATGCGATCTTCACCGCCCACCGCACCTTGTCGACCGCGATCGGCACGGCTCTGCTGCCCCGACTGCCAGGCCTGCGGCAGGCGCTGGAGACGAAGGGACCGTACAAGGCGGATGCTGCCTCGGCCGGGCGGCGGGCGTTGCGCAACGAATTGCTCGGCCTTGCCGCACTCGCCGCGCCCGAGGATGGCGCGGCGCTGTGCGAACGGCAATTCGAGACGGGCGACAACCTGACCGACCGGCTGGCGGCGCTGGCGGCCATGACGCTGATCCCTGGCGAACGGCGCGAGCGGCTGATCACGCGCTTCGCGGAGACGTATGCCAGCGAACCCCTCGTGCTCGACAAATGGCTGATGGCGCAGGCCCTCATTGCCGAGCCGGAAACGCTGCAACGGGTCAAGCGGCTGATGCAGCACCCCGCCTTCTCGCTCGGCAACCCGAACCGGGTGCGAGCGCTGATCGGCGGGTTCGCCGCCAATCTGACCCAGTTCAACCGGGCCGACGGCGAGGGCTATGGCTTCGTCGCCGATATCGTCGTCGCGCTCGACAGGACGAACCCGCAGGTCGCCTCGCGCCTGCTCGGCTCGTTCAAGAGCTGGCGGATGCTGGAGCCCGGCCGCAGGCGGCTGGCACAGGAGGCGCTCGGCATGGTGGCGCGCACGCCGAACCTCTCTCGCGACGTCTCGGACATCGCCGAGCGGGCGCTGGCCTGA
- a CDS encoding bifunctional [glutamine synthetase] adenylyltransferase/[glutamine synthetase]-adenylyl-L-tyrosine phosphorylase: MTGQLCDRLEAAPVLPAKARVDALLTRELIERLHDEAAAEALQAHFAANSRSAELVAGVLAHSPFLTQVMRFDPEGLLASLTEAPEARRDTLLAGIAAFGAGGCETTDLMRELRRFRRAMALLIALADIGGVWDVETVTAALTATADMAVRLATDHVLRQAADLGRINLVDPANPGPGSGLVVLALGKHGAGELNYSSDIDIVVFFDPEAAEAAGVGEPSSFFVKLTQQIARIIQERTGDGYVFRVDLRLRPDPASTHVAIALPSAYSYYETVGQNWERAAMIKARPIAGDAELGQRFLKDLSPFIWRKYFDFATIADIHAMKRQIQTVKGHETIAVAGHNVKLGRGGIREIEFFVQTQQLVFGGRRPALRGPRTLDMLKELTNEGWITPQARDELSESYRWLRTVEHRLQMRDDEQTQTLPKAAGDLEAFARFCGYANAAAFGKELTAHARRIEGHYALLFEEGPSLASEAGTLSFTGSEPDPETVETLGKLGFRDGITAAETVRGWHFGRRPAVTSARAREVLTELTPALLVALGRTADPDGALAHLDNAFVRMPAAVELLTLLRSHDSLLTLFAEILGSAPRLAKVAALHPHVLDGVIDPAFGQAVLDVEALERRIRNYVGAPPPSVEDGLDRLRDAARQENFLVGARLLSGVYPAQGAGQAYCAVAEACLRVAFADTRRSFAEEHGVISGAETVVLGLGRLGAGELTPSSDLDLILLYDRPEEAGGSDGARSLDPVTWHVRFTQRLVAALTVPTRRGTLYQVDMRLRPTGNKSPAATQFAGFEAYHTGEAEIWEEMALTRARVVAGDAGLAQRAEASIRAILARKRDPAKVATAVAEMRALIAKEKGEKNPWDLKLAAGGLTDLDFLAQFLLLAHASAHPSLIVNDTASVFVAARAAGLLSEADASALLEAHRLIGDVQLWQRFTVEEAFDPKAVPPRVLQRIATAVGRPDVKVLKAELDEVRAGVRAIFTRVLGQARAG, encoded by the coding sequence ATGACGGGGCAGCTCTGTGACAGGCTGGAGGCGGCGCCGGTCCTGCCGGCGAAAGCCAGGGTCGACGCGTTGCTGACGCGCGAGCTGATCGAGCGCCTCCACGACGAGGCGGCGGCCGAAGCCCTGCAGGCGCATTTCGCCGCGAATTCCCGCTCTGCAGAGCTGGTGGCGGGCGTGCTTGCCCATTCTCCCTTCCTGACGCAGGTGATGCGCTTCGATCCCGAAGGCCTGCTCGCGAGCCTGACGGAGGCGCCGGAAGCGCGGCGCGACACGCTGCTCGCCGGTATTGCCGCTTTCGGCGCGGGCGGTTGCGAGACCACCGACCTGATGCGGGAGCTGCGCCGCTTCCGCCGTGCCATGGCGTTGCTGATCGCACTCGCCGATATCGGCGGCGTCTGGGACGTCGAGACGGTGACGGCGGCGTTGACCGCGACCGCGGACATGGCCGTACGCCTCGCAACCGACCACGTCCTGCGCCAGGCCGCCGATCTCGGTCGGATCAACCTCGTCGATCCCGCAAATCCAGGCCCGGGCTCGGGTCTCGTCGTGCTGGCACTGGGCAAGCATGGCGCCGGTGAGCTGAACTATTCCTCCGACATCGACATCGTCGTCTTCTTCGATCCCGAGGCTGCCGAAGCGGCCGGGGTCGGCGAGCCGTCGAGCTTCTTCGTCAAGCTCACCCAGCAGATCGCGCGCATTATCCAGGAACGCACGGGCGACGGCTATGTCTTCCGCGTCGATCTGCGCCTGCGGCCCGACCCGGCCTCGACCCATGTCGCGATCGCGCTGCCCAGCGCCTATTCCTATTACGAGACGGTCGGCCAGAACTGGGAACGGGCTGCCATGATCAAGGCGCGCCCGATCGCGGGCGATGCCGAGCTCGGCCAGCGCTTCCTCAAGGATCTCTCGCCCTTCATCTGGCGCAAGTATTTCGACTTCGCCACCATCGCCGACATTCATGCGATGAAGCGGCAGATCCAGACGGTGAAGGGCCATGAGACGATCGCGGTCGCTGGCCACAACGTGAAGCTCGGCCGCGGCGGCATCCGCGAGATCGAGTTCTTCGTCCAGACCCAGCAGCTCGTCTTTGGCGGTCGGCGCCCGGCCCTGCGGGGCCCGCGCACGCTCGACATGTTGAAGGAGCTGACGAACGAGGGCTGGATCACGCCGCAGGCGCGCGACGAGCTCTCCGAATCCTATCGCTGGCTGCGGACCGTCGAGCATCGCCTGCAGATGCGCGATGACGAGCAGACCCAGACCCTGCCCAAGGCCGCTGGCGATCTCGAGGCCTTTGCCCGCTTCTGCGGCTATGCCAACGCCGCCGCCTTCGGCAAGGAGTTGACCGCCCATGCCAGGCGGATCGAAGGCCACTATGCCCTGCTGTTCGAGGAGGGTCCGAGCCTCGCCTCCGAAGCCGGGACGCTGAGCTTCACTGGCTCGGAGCCCGATCCAGAGACGGTCGAAACGCTCGGCAAACTCGGCTTCCGCGATGGTATAACGGCAGCCGAGACAGTGCGCGGCTGGCATTTCGGCCGCCGGCCCGCCGTCACCAGCGCCCGTGCCCGCGAGGTGCTGACCGAGCTGACGCCGGCATTGCTGGTCGCGCTCGGCCGTACGGCCGATCCCGATGGCGCGCTCGCCCATCTCGACAATGCCTTCGTCCGCATGCCGGCTGCGGTCGAATTGCTGACGCTGCTGCGCTCGCACGATTCCCTGTTGACGCTTTTCGCCGAGATTCTCGGCAGCGCGCCGCGCCTCGCCAAGGTCGCGGCGCTTCATCCGCATGTGCTCGACGGCGTCATCGACCCCGCCTTCGGGCAGGCAGTGCTGGATGTCGAGGCGCTGGAGCGTCGCATCCGCAACTATGTCGGCGCGCCGCCGCCGAGCGTCGAGGACGGGCTCGATCGCCTGCGCGATGCGGCACGACAGGAGAATTTCCTGGTCGGCGCGCGGCTGCTTTCCGGCGTCTATCCGGCGCAAGGAGCAGGGCAGGCCTATTGCGCGGTCGCTGAGGCCTGCCTGCGCGTCGCCTTCGCCGATACGCGCCGGTCCTTCGCGGAAGAGCATGGCGTTATTTCGGGGGCGGAAACGGTGGTGCTCGGGCTCGGTCGTCTGGGCGCTGGCGAGCTCACGCCCTCATCGGACCTCGACCTGATCCTGCTCTACGACCGGCCCGAGGAGGCCGGCGGCAGCGACGGCGCCAGGAGCCTCGATCCCGTCACCTGGCATGTCCGCTTTACCCAGCGCCTCGTCGCGGCGCTGACGGTGCCGACGCGGCGCGGCACGCTCTATCAGGTCGACATGCGCCTGCGTCCGACCGGCAACAAAAGCCCGGCCGCGACGCAATTCGCCGGCTTTGAGGCCTATCACACCGGCGAGGCCGAGATCTGGGAGGAGATGGCGCTGACCCGCGCCCGCGTCGTCGCTGGCGATGCCGGGCTGGCACAGCGCGCGGAAGCGTCAATCCGCGCCATCCTTGCCCGCAAGCGCGACCCGGCCAAGGTCGCGACGGCCGTTGCGGAGATGCGCGCGCTTATTGCGAAGGAGAAGGGCGAGAAGAATCCCTGGGATCTGAAGCTCGCTGCCGGCGGCCTGACCGATCTCGACTTCCTTGCCCAGTTCCTGCTGCTCGCTCATGCCAGCGCGCACCCTTCGCTGATCGTCAACGACACGGCTTCGGTCTTCGTGGCGGCGCGCGCCGCCGGGCTGCTTTCGGAGGCGGACGCCTCAGCCCTGCTGGAGGCGCATCGCCTGATCGGCGACGTTCAGCTCTGGCAGCGCTTCACGGTGGAGGAAGCTTTCGATCCCAAGGCGGTGCCGCCCCGCGTGCTGCAGCGGATCGCGACGGCAGTGGGCCGCCCGGATGTGAAGGTGCTGAAGGCGGAGCTCGACGAAGTCCGCGCCGGCGTTCGCGCGATCTTCACGCGTGTGCTGGGGCAGGCGCGGGCGGGTTGA
- a CDS encoding VOC family protein, with product MRYLHTMVRVTDLDQALDFYVNKFGLVETRRIENEKGRFTLVFLAASDDLAEAKAGASRGRPTLELTYNWDPETYTGGRNFGHLAYEVDDIYATCDKLMKAGVTINRPPRDGNMAFIRSPDNISIELLQKGDPKPPAEPWASMQNTGSW from the coding sequence ATGCGTTATCTCCACACCATGGTGCGCGTGACCGACCTGGATCAGGCGCTGGATTTCTACGTCAACAAGTTCGGGCTGGTCGAGACCCGCCGGATCGAGAACGAGAAGGGCCGCTTCACCCTGGTCTTCCTCGCCGCGTCGGACGATCTGGCCGAAGCCAAGGCCGGCGCTTCGCGCGGCCGCCCGACCCTGGAGCTGACCTATAACTGGGATCCGGAAACCTACACCGGTGGCCGCAATTTCGGCCATCTCGCCTATGAGGTCGACGACATCTACGCGACTTGCGACAAGCTGATGAAGGCTGGCGTCACGATCAACCGCCCGCCGCGCGACGGCAACATGGCCTTCATCCGCTCGCCCGACAACATCTCGATCGAGCTCCTGCAGAAGGGCGACCCGAAGCCGCCGGCGGAGCCGTGGGCGAGCATGCAGAACACCGGGAGCTGGTAA
- a CDS encoding cation-efflux pump: protein MTTTQDGPVTAPAVRATPAQIAQIKQRAAILSVMATILLTAAKIVGALISGSLALLTDALQGLVDVGSTLFTWFAVRASDKPADEEHHYGHGKVEALAALVETAILFTLAGAILWEAGNRLWNNLIEHVAVTPLVIGVMLLSMTVDAIRWRSLTKVAKETGSEALAGEATHFSADFIGSALVLIGLIGVWYGVERADTVAAFAIAAYTAYSAYRLARRTLDTLMDAAPEGVSEKLREIARRVPGVVGINWLRIRPAGGRVHGEIGISVSRTLPLERVTAIKAQLAGALAAAEPGSEITITADPVQVDDETALERVLLIALKLKIPVHHVTVHSIGDKLSVSLDMEVDQSLPLGEAHEIATRLENAIRAEFGGETEVETHIEPMETGQPAGHNAAWETVEDIGKALASEAAKLGGPIHDIHSVRVRQTAKGLVVNYHCRVDPALDVAAVHAAVDAIERAVRIARPQVCRLVSHAEPAVTS from the coding sequence ATGACGACAACGCAAGACGGGCCGGTTACGGCACCGGCCGTGCGCGCCACGCCCGCCCAGATCGCGCAGATCAAGCAGCGCGCGGCGATTCTCTCCGTAATGGCGACCATCCTGCTGACGGCCGCGAAGATCGTCGGCGCCCTGATCTCCGGTTCGCTCGCCCTGCTCACCGATGCGCTGCAGGGGCTGGTGGATGTCGGCTCGACACTGTTCACCTGGTTCGCGGTACGCGCCTCCGACAAACCTGCCGACGAGGAGCACCATTACGGCCATGGCAAGGTCGAGGCGCTGGCCGCGCTGGTCGAGACTGCGATCCTGTTCACGCTCGCCGGCGCGATCCTGTGGGAGGCCGGGAACCGGCTGTGGAACAACCTGATCGAGCACGTCGCGGTCACGCCGCTCGTCATTGGCGTGATGCTGCTGTCGATGACGGTCGACGCCATCCGCTGGCGCTCGCTGACCAAGGTCGCGAAGGAGACCGGCAGCGAGGCACTGGCCGGCGAAGCCACGCATTTCTCGGCCGACTTCATCGGCTCGGCCCTGGTTCTGATCGGTCTCATCGGCGTCTGGTATGGCGTCGAGCGGGCCGATACGGTCGCCGCCTTCGCCATTGCCGCATACACGGCCTATTCGGCCTACAGGCTGGCCCGGAGGACACTCGACACGCTGATGGATGCGGCGCCGGAAGGTGTCAGCGAGAAGCTGCGCGAAATCGCCCGCAGAGTGCCGGGCGTGGTCGGCATCAACTGGCTGCGCATCAGGCCGGCGGGTGGGCGCGTCCATGGCGAGATCGGCATCAGTGTCTCGCGCACCCTCCCGCTCGAGCGGGTCACCGCCATCAAGGCCCAGCTTGCCGGAGCTCTCGCAGCGGCGGAACCCGGTTCCGAGATCACCATCACGGCCGATCCGGTACAGGTCGACGACGAGACGGCCCTGGAGCGGGTGCTGCTGATCGCGCTCAAGCTCAAGATTCCGGTGCATCACGTCACCGTCCACAGCATTGGCGACAAGCTTTCGGTCAGCCTCGACATGGAGGTCGACCAGAGCCTGCCGCTCGGCGAGGCCCATGAGATCGCGACCCGGCTGGAGAACGCCATTCGGGCCGAGTTCGGTGGCGAGACAGAGGTCGAGACCCATATCGAGCCGATGGAGACCGGCCAACCGGCCGGCCACAACGCCGCCTGGGAGACGGTCGAAGACATCGGCAAGGCGCTGGCGAGCGAGGCTGCCAAGCTTGGCGGGCCGATCCACGACATTCACAGCGTGCGCGTGCGCCAGACCGCCAAGGGGCTGGTGGTGAACTATCACTGCCGCGTCGACCCCGCGCTCGATGTCGCCGCCGTTCATGCCGCCGTCGATGCGATCGAGCGTGCGGTACGGATCGCACGCCCGCAGGTCTGCCGGCTGGTCAGCCATGCGGAGCCGGCGGTCACCTCCTAG
- a CDS encoding ATP-binding protein, with protein sequence MSRANADCASVRADTILGVARSLTHPLYQRFESFEPAFRTAIPVLVGLFIVILSAGAAIQTSALRDDALLDATGDMEVISALIARELDSGIQAGKEPGAVLATVASKHIASRGRIVHVSGADGRVIASEPAIGQTPRTLVDFLGQTQPLTVFGDRAGVMRITLPGGPEVLAIVRNLAGPLGQVAVLQPVSRALSIWQDRRTSLGILFGTAGAVLAITTLAFMLQSKRASAADQDCDCVRERIDTALNRGHCGLWDWDLARGRIYWSDSMYALLGYDRRGEYMSFGEVMSFIHHEDVDLYALADAISRGETSHIDQDFRVRNVDGEWIWLKARAELVIDRRTHSHHLVGIVVDISEQRRMAERTATADARLRDAVEAISEAFVLWDSENRLVLCNAKYQQLHQIAPEMLLTGTSHDEIMVLSAQPHIDREPVRTLRGSASYEARLSDGRWLQINGRRTKDGGSVSVGTDITKLKQQEERLTQSEHQLLMHVTDLKASRQKLEAQAQQLADLAERYLEQKAAAESANRAKSEFLANMSHELRTPLNAIIGFSEIMEGGMFGPLGDKYTDYVRDIRSSGGYLLGIIDDILDMSRIESGKMRLERSEIALGPVLDEAVRKVQPEMERKQLAFSVEGPTDTHIEADPHALYQILGNLLDNAVKFTPEGGRIAVRTRHVPGAINIFIEDTGIGIPKEKIDRVGRPFEQVEGDLVRSYKGSGLGLAIARSLTELHGGSLRLRSAMGAGTVVMVHLPLDGGTGRVTAEAA encoded by the coding sequence ATGTCGCGTGCCAACGCGGATTGCGCATCCGTGCGCGCCGATACGATTCTGGGTGTAGCGCGCTCGCTCACCCACCCGTTGTATCAGCGTTTCGAGAGCTTCGAGCCGGCCTTTCGCACAGCGATCCCGGTGCTCGTCGGGCTTTTCATCGTCATCCTGAGCGCCGGCGCGGCGATCCAGACCTCGGCGCTGCGTGACGATGCGCTCCTCGACGCCACTGGCGACATGGAGGTCATCTCCGCTCTGATCGCCCGCGAGCTCGACAGCGGCATCCAGGCCGGCAAGGAGCCGGGCGCCGTTCTCGCGACCGTCGCCTCCAAGCACATCGCCTCCCGCGGCCGCATCGTCCATGTCAGCGGCGCCGACGGCCGTGTCATCGCCAGCGAACCCGCCATCGGCCAGACGCCGCGCACGCTGGTCGACTTCCTCGGCCAGACCCAGCCTCTCACCGTCTTCGGCGACCGTGCCGGCGTGATGCGCATCACCCTGCCCGGAGGCCCGGAAGTCCTCGCCATCGTCCGCAACCTCGCCGGCCCGCTCGGGCAGGTCGCGGTGCTCCAGCCGGTCTCCCGCGCCCTCTCGATCTGGCAGGACCGGCGCACGAGCCTCGGCATCCTGTTCGGCACCGCCGGAGCCGTGCTCGCGATCACGACACTCGCCTTCATGCTGCAATCGAAGCGCGCCAGCGCCGCCGACCAGGATTGCGACTGCGTGCGCGAGCGCATCGACACCGCGCTCAACCGCGGCCATTGCGGGCTGTGGGACTGGGACCTTGCCCGCGGCCGGATCTACTGGTCGGACTCGATGTATGCCCTGCTCGGCTACGACCGCCGCGGCGAATACATGTCCTTCGGCGAGGTGATGAGCTTCATCCACCACGAGGACGTCGATCTCTACGCGCTGGCCGATGCGATCAGCCGGGGCGAGACCAGCCATATCGACCAGGATTTTCGCGTCCGCAACGTCGACGGTGAATGGATCTGGCTGAAGGCCCGCGCCGAGCTCGTCATCGACCGCCGCACCCACTCGCACCATCTCGTCGGCATCGTCGTCGACATCTCCGAGCAGCGCCGCATGGCCGAGCGCACCGCCACCGCCGATGCCCGCCTGCGCGACGCGGTCGAGGCGATCTCGGAAGCCTTCGTGCTCTGGGATTCGGAGAACCGCCTGGTACTCTGCAACGCCAAGTACCAACAGCTTCACCAGATCGCGCCCGAGATGCTGCTGACTGGCACCAGCCATGACGAGATCATGGTGCTGAGCGCCCAGCCCCATATCGACCGCGAGCCCGTGCGCACGCTGCGTGGCTCGGCCTCCTATGAGGCCCGCCTGTCGGATGGGCGCTGGCTGCAGATCAATGGCCGCCGCACCAAGGATGGTGGCTCGGTCTCAGTCGGCACCGACATCACCAAGCTCAAGCAGCAGGAGGAACGGCTGACGCAGTCCGAACATCAGCTCCTGATGCACGTCACCGATCTCAAGGCCTCGCGCCAGAAGCTGGAAGCGCAAGCCCAGCAACTGGCCGACCTCGCCGAGCGCTATCTCGAGCAGAAGGCGGCGGCAGAGAGCGCCAACCGCGCCAAGTCCGAATTCCTCGCCAATATGAGCCATGAGCTGCGCACGCCGCTCAACGCCATCATCGGCTTCTCCGAGATCATGGAAGGCGGGATGTTCGGCCCGCTCGGCGATAAATACACCGACTATGTCCGCGACATCCGCTCCAGCGGCGGGTACCTGCTCGGCATCATCGACGACATCCTCGACATGTCGCGCATCGAATCCGGCAAGATGCGGCTGGAACGCAGCGAGATCGCGCTCGGTCCGGTGCTGGACGAGGCCGTCCGCAAGGTGCAGCCGGAGATGGAGCGCAAGCAGCTTGCCTTCTCCGTCGAGGGGCCGACCGACACCCATATCGAGGCCGATCCGCACGCGCTCTACCAGATCCTCGGCAACCTGCTCGACAACGCTGTCAAGTTCACGCCGGAAGGCGGGCGGATCGCGGTGCGCACGCGCCACGTCCCCGGCGCCATCAACATCTTCATCGAAGATACCGGCATCGGCATCCCGAAGGAGAAGATCGACCGGGTCGGCCGTCCGTTCGAGCAGGTCGAAGGCGACCTGGTGCGCAGCTACAAGGGCTCGGGGCTGGGTCTCGCCATCGCCCGCTCGCTGACGGAGCTGCATGGCGGCTCGCTTCGGCTGCGCTCCGCGATGGGTGCCGGAACCGTCGTCATGGTGCATCTGCCGCTCGACGGTGGCACCGGACGGGTCACCGCCGAGGCGGCGTAG